The proteins below are encoded in one region of Drosophila santomea strain STO CAGO 1482 chromosome 3R, Prin_Dsan_1.1, whole genome shotgun sequence:
- the LOC120451305 gene encoding KAT8 regulatory NSL complex subunit 2 isoform X2, protein MSSFSPNQLRQCARFTGTPCTPDKEHQLREQIHSELAKIKYCANPTYECSLMRIEGYEYCIRHVLRDPRSNYRQCSHVYSNGRKCINAVAKYDNKKEQILTTLCFEHNRQTQLQKTHMNVGRIRSRVETNETLLHSLSSHINVEDIKPEAPKIEPDDDEIDVVSPHVTPFVTQDHRNSIGHVVESSRKRRRILDYASDSSSNDADPPCLRNTAQDIEFYESDYESIDSEDDDPLKHAGVFTRAEAVKIAETKLIKLQGLYREQISYLQNVLKQRRRKYLHDIRRERELYCSIHDQLKDTPHERKLYEQLKALNSYHRRQGVEAVLYKKLKEKRARDTLYATKSSSNPKCVFTEGGVKCGERTLPCCKHCRKHILEDKRQVLFRACGVERSGVVCQEPVASILEDSSCVLHLTVAPAKRQYIQKKCESETEEEETQSASVSADIKKEKEDPSDKLFTSQALNVTTAHGEDNKGAVKPRESAQNRTRTTC, encoded by the exons ATGTCCAGCTTTTCGCCGAACCAACTGCGCCAGTGCGCCCGCTTCACCGGCACTCCCTGCACACCGGACAAGGAGCACCAGCTGCGGGAGCAGATCCACAGCGAGCTGGCGAAGATTAAGTACTGCGCCAATCCCACCTACGAGTGCAGCCTAATGCGCATCGAGGGCTACGAGTACTGCATCCGGCACGTACTGCGCGACCCGCGCTCCAACTACCGCCAGTGCTCGCACGTCTACTCGAACGGCAGGAAGTGCATCAACGCTGTGGCCAAGTACGACAACAAGAAGGAGCAGATCCTGACCACCCTATGCTTCGAGCACAACCGCCAGACGCAGCTGCAGAAGACGCACATGAATGTGGGCCGCATTCGCAGCCGCGTGGAGACCAATGAGACCTTGCTGCACAGCCTGTCATCGCACATCAATGTGGAGGACATAAAGCCAGAGGCTCCCAAGATCGAgcctgatgatgatgaaatCGATGTGGTCTCACCCCATGTGACGCCATTTG TCACCCAAGATCACCGCAACTCCATTGGACATGTTGTGGAAAGCTCACGCAAGCGACGTCGAATTCTGGATTATGCTTCTGATAGTTCCAGCAACGATGCTGATCCACCCTGTCTAAGGAACACCGCCCAGGACATTGAGTTTTACGAATCTGACTATGAAAGCATCGATTCGGAAGATGATGATCCACTGAA ACACGCTGGCGTCTTTACGCGCGCAGAGGCAGTGAAGATTGCCGAAACAAAGCTGATCAAGCTTCAGGGACTTTATCGTGAGCAGATTTCATATCTCCAGAACGTGCTGAAGCAGAGACGTCGCAAGTACTTGCACGACATACGACGCGAGCGAGAGCTATACT GTAGCATTCACGACCAACTAAAGGACACGCCACACGAGCGAAAGCTGTACGAACAGCTCAAGGCGCTGAATAGCTATCATCGTCGCCAGGGCGTGGAGGCAGTGCTCTACAAGAAACTGAAGGAGAAGCGCGCTCGCGACACCTTGTACGCAACCAAGTCGTCGAGCAACCCGAAGTGCGTCTTCACCGAAGGCGGCGTCAAGTGTGGGGAGCGAACGCTGCCCTGCTGCAAGCACTGTCGCAAGCACATTCTGGAGGATAAGCGCCAGGTCCTGTTTCGGGCCTGCGGCGTGGAGCGGAGTGGGGTGGTCTGCCAGGAGCCGGTGGCTAGCATTCTCGAAGACTCCAGTTGCGTACTGCACCTGACTGTGGCGCCGGCTAAGCGCCAGTATATACAAAAG AAATGCGAGTCGGAGACCGAGGAAGAGGAGACGCAGTCCGCCAGCGTGAGTGCCGACataaaaaaggagaaggaggacCCCTCGGATAAGCTGTTCACGAGTCAAGCCCTCAACGTGACCACGGCTCATGGTGAAGACAACAAAGGCGCCGTGAAGCCCAGAGAGTCCGCCCAAAACAGAACTAGAACTACTTGTTAG
- the LOC120453869 gene encoding uncharacterized protein LOC120453869: protein MSSNWIKKEPSFCYRENIKVEQPDDDRKDSLWRRCVKSEPPEEKPSISSKIKKMIKLNDKISDAIKAKARARKKLRKQAKAAKAAVSTDPRSAVKKKKKRTKQKQQKQQALKMASAPKKPKGPGPFNAGHPNGSTNDNLTMALVDELHEDGRLLNEKWEEIETRLAHMVTDRVLAKPEGPVPSFDSSEVIRGHRVIRCVDGFSKIFLEACVVTIGDSWDGMRIRLVHVSDIPWRPQARIWLPHGQTDHNRILICLRAQNLDVDMSDWSILRAEEIWKTSQAFLLLINRRCIPQLEAVDYKVRYGIRMAKIDVFLSETDVLPKEEET from the exons ATGTCCAGTAATTGGATAAAGAAGGAGCCCTCCTTTTGCTATAGGGAAAATATAAAGGTTGAGCAACCTGACGATG ATCGGAAGGACTCTCTCTGGCGGCGTTGTGTGAAATCCGAACCCCCTGAAGAAAAGCCCAGCATCTCGTCAAAGATAAAGAAAATGATAAAACTAAATGATAAAATCTCTGATGCCATAAAGGCGAAGGCCAGGGCCAGGAAAAAGCTAAGGAAGCAGGCGAAAGCGGCGAAAGCGGCGGTATCAACGGATCCCAGGAGTGCggttaaaaagaaaaagaagcgtacgaagcaaaagcagcaaaagcagcaggcGCTTAAGATGGCAAGTGCCCCCAAGAAGCCAAAGGGTCCAGGTCCTTTTAATGCTGGCCATCCCAATGGATCAACGAATGACAACCTGACGATGGCCCTGGTGGACGAACTCCACGAGGACGGCCGTCTGCTCAACGAAAAGTGGGAGGAGATCGAGACCAGACTGGCCCACATGGTGACTGACAGAGTCTTGGCCAAGCCAGAGGGTCCTGTCCCGTCCTTCGACTCATCCGAAGTGATCCGAGGCCACCGAGTGATTAGGTGCGTCGACggcttttcaaaaatatttctagAGGCATGCGTTGTCACCATAGGCGACTCGTGGGATGGAATGCGCATCAGGCTCGTCCATGTCAGCGACATTCCGTGGCGACCTCAAGCGCGCATCTGGTTGCCCCACGGTCAAACGGACCACAATCGCATCCTGATCTGCTTGAGAGCGCAGAACCTAGACGTAGACATGTCCGACTGGTCCATCCTGAGGGCGGAGGAAATTTGGAAGACGAGTCAGGCTTTCCTGCTCCTCATCAATCGCAGGTGTATCCCGCAACTGGAAGCAGTGGACTACAAGGTTCGCTACGGCATAAGAATGGCCAAAATCGACGTTTTTTTAAGCGAAACAGACGTGTTGCCAAAGGAGGAAGAGACGTGA
- the LOC120453378 gene encoding uncharacterized protein LOC120453378, giving the protein MTRYTRKDPGSASTPYSRENRNVKPSYDGSQGLERSSWAHRKNCDNSQESGSRGGRYGTVQRRCPIRSVHLQRKRNGSLDANGKNLKRSRGADESHISDWKYKELIQDNLSMALVDELHPDGCLLFEKWGEIESRLADMVADRLTAVPQGPNPLLDSSLFIRGHRVIRCEDGFSKIFLEDCIEHLADEWDGLRIKLVHASEIPSPSQADREVVQAQRAEHTEQTVENSFGWTLPRGAQLPEAVIHEIQIRLQNKQRGHQLRFLIKDGPITWKVNIGRGIRVRIAYFIHAEETTRMEETNEVEVEQPMGADKPKNIRQTKVASQAEEVTPSNVEQQTEVNLFGWIVPRGAQFSDAAILEIKNGFLHKSKGQAVQFLVNDEGKSWSVTIGKDFRVRITQDVPVHTEVNREQTEANVSDWIVPPGAELSEAVIQEIQSRLLNRNNRNRFKFLVRDGLKRWRVCIRGGQFVRVTPQIPPLQEMDPSDTTEQDITDKSMEMKPIENTERSEDAAHAKDLNQTENVEQADQSAWILPPGAELSNKAILLIQERIQKTSRKGRCRFLVKDGDSLWRVFHAENQPVRIVPHNSDLKTTGDNKK; this is encoded by the exons ATGACTAGATATACACGCAAAGACCCAGGCTCTGCTTCAACTCCATATTCCAGGGAGAACAGAAACGTGAAACCGTCTTATGATG GTTCCCAGGGCTTGGAACGCTCATCCTGGGCGCATCGCAAAAATTGTGATAACTCACAGGAGTCAGGGAGTAGGGGAGGGCGCTATGGAACTGTTCAGCGAAGATGCCCAATTAGGAGCGTTCATCTTCAGCGTAAGCGAAACGGATCATTGGACGCAAATGGAAAGAATCTCAAACGGTCCAGAGGTGCGGATGAATCCCATATTTCGGATTGGAAGTATAAGGAGTTGATCCAGGACAACCTGTCAATGGCCCTGGTGGATGAGCTCCACCCAGACGGCTGCTTGCTCTTCGAAAAGTGGGGGGAAATCGAGAGCAGGCTGGCGGACATGGTGGCGGATAGACTAACGGCTGTGCCGCAAGGACCCAACCCGCTGCTTGACTCGTCACTTTTTATCCGGGGCCACCGGGTGATAAGGTGCGAGGACGGCTTTTCCAAGATCTTCCTAGAGGATTGCATTGAGCACTTAGCCGACGAATGGGATGGATTACGCATTAAGCTTGTTCACGCCAGCGAAATACCCAGTCCCAGTCAAGCGGACCGGGAAGTAGTACAGGCACAGCGGGCTGAGCATACGGAGCAGACGGTTGAGAACTCGTTTGGCTGGACACTACCTCGAGGAGCTCAATTGCCCGAAGCAGTGATCCATGAGATCCAGATACGTTTGCAGAACAAGCAAAGAGGCCATCAGCTGCGCTTCCTGATTAAGGATGGTCCAATAACCTGGAAAGTAAATATTGGTCGAGGAATACGAGTGCGCATAGCGTATTTTATTCACGCAGAGGAGACGACGCGCATGGAGGAGACCAATGAGGTAGAAGTGGAACAACCAATGGGGGCAGACAAACCAAAGAATATCAGGCAAACTAAGGTAGCTTCTCAGGCGGAGGAGGTAACGCCATCTAATGTTGAACAACAGACCGAGGTAAACTTATTCGGCTGGATAGTACCTCGAGGAGCTCAGTTCTCCGACGCTGCGATCTTAGAAATAAAGAACGGATTTCTGCACAAGTCAAAAGGACAAGCGGTCCAGTTCCTGGTTAATGATGAGGGAAAATCTTGGAGTGTGACCATCGGAAAAGACTTTCGAGTACGCATTACACAAGATGTACCTGTGCATACTGAGGTAAACAGGGAACAGACGGAGGCGAATGTGTCAGATTGGATAGTACCGCCAGGAGCTGAACTGTCTGAGGCTGTGATCCAGGAGATTCAGTCCCGTTTGCTGAATAGAAATAATAGGAATCGGTTCAAATTCCTGGTAAGGGATGGGCTTAAACGGTGGAGAGTATGCATTCGAGGAGGTCAGTTTGTGCGCGTCACCCCACAAATTCCCCCCCTGCAGGAGATGGATCCCTCGGACACTACGGAGCAGGACATCACGGATAAGTCGATGGAGATGAAGCCGATTGAAAATACGGAGCGCTCAGAGGATGCGGCGCATGCGAAGGACCTTAACCAGACTGAAAATGTGGAGCAGGCGGATCAGTCCGCTTGGATCTTACCCCCCGGAGCTGAACTGTCCAACAAAGCGATTCTGCTCATCCAGGAGCGTATACAAAAAACGTCTCGCAAAGGTCGGTGCCGATTCTTGGTCAAGGATGGCGACAGCTTGTGGAGAGTCTTCCATGCGGAAAACCAACCAGTTCGCATCGTTCCACACAATTCGGACCTCAAAACCACGGGAGACAACAAGAAATAA
- the LOC120451305 gene encoding KAT8 regulatory NSL complex subunit 2 isoform X1 — protein sequence MSSFSPNQLRQCARFTGTPCTPDKEHQLREQIHSELAKIKYCANPTYECSLMRIEGYEYCIRHVLRDPRSNYRQCSHVYSNGRKCINAVAKYDNKKEQILTTLCFEHNRQTQLQKTHMNVGRIRSRVETNETLLHSLSSHINVEDIKPEAPKIEPDDDEIDVVSPHVTPFVTQDHRNSIGHVVESSRKRRRILDYASDSSSNDADPPCLRNTAQDIEFYESDYESIDSEDDDPLKHAGVFTRAEAVKIAETKLIKLQGLYREQISYLQNVLKQRRRKYLHDIRRERELYCSIHDQLKDTPHERKLYEQLKALNSYHRRQGVEAVLYKKLKEKRARDTLYATKSSSNPKCVFTEGGVKCGERTLPCCKHCRKHILEDKRQVLFRACGVERSGVVCQEPVASILEDSSCVLHLTVAPAKRQYIQKFYEVPSTPPVESIFAAGRGLDNFVGEDPRNEPQPEGDDLLDFANGIFDFDLDAVDDLANSFDDDYTMFLDMDSDLGLAIEDRGAESAPVDLGLEEEGEGGSNDSVGPAESQNQDNLIGGNLELEQSSMQDSSELNFDIDESESNVNEVLRLLEGIEHMPWFDALMN from the exons ATGTCCAGCTTTTCGCCGAACCAACTGCGCCAGTGCGCCCGCTTCACCGGCACTCCCTGCACACCGGACAAGGAGCACCAGCTGCGGGAGCAGATCCACAGCGAGCTGGCGAAGATTAAGTACTGCGCCAATCCCACCTACGAGTGCAGCCTAATGCGCATCGAGGGCTACGAGTACTGCATCCGGCACGTACTGCGCGACCCGCGCTCCAACTACCGCCAGTGCTCGCACGTCTACTCGAACGGCAGGAAGTGCATCAACGCTGTGGCCAAGTACGACAACAAGAAGGAGCAGATCCTGACCACCCTATGCTTCGAGCACAACCGCCAGACGCAGCTGCAGAAGACGCACATGAATGTGGGCCGCATTCGCAGCCGCGTGGAGACCAATGAGACCTTGCTGCACAGCCTGTCATCGCACATCAATGTGGAGGACATAAAGCCAGAGGCTCCCAAGATCGAgcctgatgatgatgaaatCGATGTGGTCTCACCCCATGTGACGCCATTTG TCACCCAAGATCACCGCAACTCCATTGGACATGTTGTGGAAAGCTCACGCAAGCGACGTCGAATTCTGGATTATGCTTCTGATAGTTCCAGCAACGATGCTGATCCACCCTGTCTAAGGAACACCGCCCAGGACATTGAGTTTTACGAATCTGACTATGAAAGCATCGATTCGGAAGATGATGATCCACTGAA ACACGCTGGCGTCTTTACGCGCGCAGAGGCAGTGAAGATTGCCGAAACAAAGCTGATCAAGCTTCAGGGACTTTATCGTGAGCAGATTTCATATCTCCAGAACGTGCTGAAGCAGAGACGTCGCAAGTACTTGCACGACATACGACGCGAGCGAGAGCTATACT GTAGCATTCACGACCAACTAAAGGACACGCCACACGAGCGAAAGCTGTACGAACAGCTCAAGGCGCTGAATAGCTATCATCGTCGCCAGGGCGTGGAGGCAGTGCTCTACAAGAAACTGAAGGAGAAGCGCGCTCGCGACACCTTGTACGCAACCAAGTCGTCGAGCAACCCGAAGTGCGTCTTCACCGAAGGCGGCGTCAAGTGTGGGGAGCGAACGCTGCCCTGCTGCAAGCACTGTCGCAAGCACATTCTGGAGGATAAGCGCCAGGTCCTGTTTCGGGCCTGCGGCGTGGAGCGGAGTGGGGTGGTCTGCCAGGAGCCGGTGGCTAGCATTCTCGAAGACTCCAGTTGCGTACTGCACCTGACTGTGGCGCCGGCTAAGCGCCAGTATATACAAAAG TTTTATGAAGTTCCAAGCACTCCGCCGGTAGAAAGTATTTTCGCAGCAGGCCGTGGTCTCGATAACTTTGTCGGCGAAGATCCACGGAATGAGCCGCAGCCGGAGGGTGATGACCTTTTGGATTTTGCAAATGGTATATTCGATTTTGACCTTGACGCAGTTGACGATCTGGCAAACTCCTTCGACGACGATTACACCATGTTCCTGGACATGGACAGTGACCTGGGCTTAGCCATTGAAGATCGCGGTGCGGAGAGTGCTCCTGTAGACTTAGGCCTCGAGGAGGAAGGCGAGGGCGGGTCCAACGACTCGGTTGGTCCCGCTGAAAGTCAGAATCAAGACAATCTCATCGGAGGCAACTTAGAGTTAGAACAATCATCTATGCAAGACAGTAGCGAACTTAACTTTGACATCGACGAGTCGGAGAGCAATGTGAACGAAGTGTTGCGTTTGCTCGAGGGCATAGAACACATGCCCTGGTTCGATGCCCTCATGAACTAG